In Cupriavidus taiwanensis, the following proteins share a genomic window:
- a CDS encoding PLP-dependent aminotransferase family protein, with amino-acid sequence MKLILDASTGIPLTEQIVEGVKAWIGNREARPGARLPSIRQLAAENGISRFPVIEAYDRLVSQGLLDSRQGSGFYVADSPLAGRSARGWSDPSLAEDLSDHILEQFNHPSGTLKLAGGFVPENWRDVEGLTQAIRAISRNEIDSVIHYATPMGHPELRRQVLLRVRQLGIAAELPQVLITTGASQALDLVVRHLLKPGDTVFVEDPGYYNLFGLLRLHGVQLVGVPHTPDGPDPDATEALLRQHKPKLFFTNSVLQNPTGSTLAPPVAFRLLELARRHGFRFVEDDIFSDFQTHFTDRLATLDQLEHVIYIGGFSKTVSASLRIGYLVADKALVKDLVDVKVLTSVAGSHFAEAVTAALLERGGYRKYVERLRLRVREAVANAVRQLHGNGWEVFCQPSGGNFLWARPPGIEDSRELVALGEQFGVTLAPGNYFRPGGETSAWIRINAAYANEPRAVAFMQAAAQRGAR; translated from the coding sequence ATGAAACTCATATTAGATGCTTCCACCGGAATCCCGCTGACCGAGCAGATCGTCGAAGGCGTGAAGGCGTGGATCGGCAACCGCGAGGCGCGCCCCGGCGCGCGGCTGCCGTCGATCCGGCAGCTGGCGGCCGAGAACGGCATCAGCCGCTTCCCGGTGATCGAGGCCTATGACCGGCTGGTGTCGCAGGGGCTGCTCGACTCGCGGCAGGGCTCGGGTTTCTATGTGGCGGACAGTCCGCTGGCGGGACGCTCGGCGCGCGGCTGGTCGGACCCCAGCCTGGCCGAGGACCTGTCCGACCATATCCTGGAGCAGTTCAACCACCCCAGCGGCACGCTCAAGCTGGCGGGCGGCTTCGTCCCCGAGAACTGGCGCGACGTGGAGGGCCTGACCCAGGCGATCCGCGCGATCTCGCGCAACGAGATCGACAGCGTGATCCACTACGCCACCCCGATGGGCCATCCGGAACTGCGCCGCCAGGTGCTGCTGCGGGTGCGCCAACTGGGCATTGCGGCGGAACTGCCGCAGGTGCTGATCACCACCGGCGCCAGCCAGGCGCTGGACCTGGTGGTGCGCCACCTGCTCAAGCCGGGCGACACGGTGTTCGTCGAAGACCCGGGCTACTACAACCTGTTCGGCCTGCTGCGGCTGCACGGGGTGCAGCTGGTGGGCGTGCCGCACACGCCCGACGGGCCCGACCCCGACGCCACCGAGGCGCTGCTGCGCCAGCACAAGCCCAAGCTGTTCTTCACCAACAGCGTGCTGCAGAACCCGACCGGCTCGACCCTGGCGCCGCCAGTGGCGTTCCGGCTGCTGGAGCTGGCGCGCCGCCATGGCTTCCGCTTTGTCGAGGACGATATCTTCTCGGACTTCCAGACCCACTTCACCGACCGGCTGGCCACGCTGGACCAGCTCGAGCACGTGATCTACATCGGCGGCTTTTCCAAGACGGTGTCGGCGTCGCTGCGGATCGGCTACCTGGTTGCCGACAAGGCGCTGGTCAAGGACCTGGTCGACGTGAAGGTGCTGACCAGCGTGGCCGGCTCGCACTTTGCCGAGGCGGTGACCGCGGCGCTGCTTGAGCGCGGCGGCTACCGCAAGTACGTGGAGCGGCTGCGGCTGCGCGTGCGCGAGGCCGTCGCCAACGCGGTGCGGCAGCTGCACGGCAACGGCTGGGAGGTGTTCTGCCAGCCCTCGGGCGGCAACTTCCTGTGGGCGCGCCCGCCGGGCATCGAGGACTCGCGCGAACTGGTGGCGCTGGGCGAGCAATTCGGCGTGACGCTCGCGCCGGGCAACTACTTCCGCCCGGGCGGCGAGACCTCGGCGTGGATCCGCATCAACGCCGCCTATGCCAACGAGCCGCGCGCGGTGGCGTTCATGCAGGCGGCAGCGCAGCGCGGCGCGCGCTGA
- a CDS encoding amino acid permease: MSLFRTKDIDAMLAVARDDGLKKVLGPVDLVLMGIGAIIGTGIFVLTGTGALTAGPALTVSFVIAALACGFAALCYAEFASAIPVSGSIYTYSYATLGEIVAWMIGWDLLLEYGLATSAVSVGWSGYFQSLMAGFGMKLPAALSAAPGSVPGVHTVLNLPACLIMLAITWVVSYGVRESARVNNLMVAVKIGVVLLFIAVGVWHVQPANWQPFAPFGFAGIFNAAALVFFAFIGFDAVTSAAEEVRNPRRDLPIGIIGSLAVCTVLYVVVAAIMTGIVPFAKFAGVDHPVSLALQFAGQNWVAGFVDLGAILGMTTVILVMTYGQTRVIFAMSRDGLLPERLSSVHPVHATPYFATWTVGVVFAAIAAFVPLNVLAELINIGTLAAFTLISVAVLVLRKTRPELPRAFRCPGVPVVPLLSIGFCLFLMAHLQALTWAAFLVWLALGLVIYFAYARRNAVLHNHGG, translated from the coding sequence ATGAGCTTGTTCCGTACCAAGGACATCGACGCGATGCTGGCCGTCGCGCGCGATGACGGCCTGAAAAAAGTGCTGGGTCCGGTCGACCTGGTGCTGATGGGCATCGGCGCCATCATCGGCACGGGCATCTTCGTGCTGACCGGCACCGGCGCGCTGACCGCGGGGCCGGCGCTGACGGTGTCGTTCGTGATCGCGGCGCTGGCGTGCGGCTTTGCCGCGCTGTGCTACGCGGAGTTCGCCTCGGCGATCCCGGTGTCGGGCTCGATCTACACCTACAGCTACGCCACGCTGGGCGAGATCGTCGCGTGGATGATCGGCTGGGACCTGCTGCTGGAATACGGGCTGGCCACCTCGGCCGTGTCGGTGGGCTGGTCGGGCTATTTCCAGTCGCTGATGGCGGGCTTCGGCATGAAGCTGCCGGCGGCGCTGAGCGCGGCGCCGGGCTCGGTGCCGGGCGTGCACACCGTGCTCAACCTGCCGGCGTGCCTGATCATGCTGGCCATTACCTGGGTGGTGTCGTACGGCGTGCGCGAGTCCGCGCGCGTCAACAACCTGATGGTGGCGGTGAAGATCGGCGTGGTGCTGCTGTTTATCGCGGTGGGCGTGTGGCACGTGCAGCCGGCCAACTGGCAGCCGTTCGCGCCGTTCGGCTTTGCCGGCATCTTCAATGCGGCGGCGCTGGTGTTCTTCGCCTTTATCGGCTTCGATGCCGTGACCTCGGCCGCGGAAGAGGTGCGCAACCCGCGCCGCGACCTGCCGATCGGCATCATCGGCTCGCTGGCGGTCTGCACGGTGCTGTACGTGGTGGTGGCGGCGATCATGACCGGCATCGTGCCGTTCGCGAAGTTTGCCGGCGTCGACCACCCGGTCTCGCTGGCGCTGCAGTTCGCCGGCCAGAACTGGGTGGCGGGCTTTGTCGACCTGGGCGCGATCCTGGGCATGACCACGGTGATCCTGGTGATGACCTACGGCCAGACCCGCGTGATCTTTGCCATGTCGCGCGACGGCCTGCTGCCCGAGCGGCTGTCGTCGGTGCACCCGGTGCATGCCACGCCGTACTTCGCCACCTGGACCGTGGGCGTGGTGTTTGCCGCGATCGCCGCCTTCGTGCCGCTGAACGTGCTGGCGGAGCTGATCAATATCGGCACGCTGGCGGCCTTCACGCTGATCTCGGTGGCGGTGCTGGTGCTGCGCAAGACCCGGCCCGAACTGCCGCGCGCGTTCCGCTGCCCGGGCGTGCCGGTGGTGCCGCTGCTGTCGATCGGCTTCTGCCTGTTCCTGATGGCGCACCTGCAGGCGCTGACCTGGGCCGCCTTCCTGGTGTGGCTGGCGCTGGGGCTGGTGATCTACTTCGCCTATGCGCGGCGCAATGCCGTGCTGCATAACCACGGCGGCTGA
- a CDS encoding DUF2917 domain-containing protein, translating to MRELRTFELDQPGLPVSWRAGYGQTVCAVAGKLWVTVEGNPNDIWLEPGQELALPEGYRVWLSGDGAGARFTLAQTPAPWSMQRMAAWLRALRHRVDEHSTDAFGECPRIGALCR from the coding sequence ATGCGCGAACTACGGACTTTCGAACTGGACCAACCCGGATTGCCGGTGAGCTGGCGCGCCGGTTACGGGCAGACCGTCTGCGCGGTGGCGGGCAAGCTGTGGGTGACGGTGGAAGGCAATCCCAACGATATCTGGCTGGAACCGGGCCAGGAACTGGCGCTGCCGGAGGGCTATCGGGTCTGGCTGTCCGGCGATGGTGCGGGGGCACGCTTCACGCTGGCGCAGACGCCGGCACCGTGGTCGATGCAGCGGATGGCGGCGTGGCTGCGGGCGCTGCGGCATCGGGTCGACGAGCACAGCACCGATGCATTTGGCGAGTGCCCGCGGATCGGGGCGCTGTGCCGGTGA
- a CDS encoding Crp/Fnr family transcriptional regulator, which produces MLNDFVDRCVWAADLSPEQRERVRRAMFVHEYSQGDYVCHKGDKAEHWLGVLEGIVKITTVSPSGKSVTFTGVPTGGWFGEGAVLKSEIRKYDVMALRRSTIAFLPRDTFQWLLDTSLPFTRFLLTQFNERLGQFIAAVEYERLLDIDSRVARAVSSLFNEHLYPGIGKTLEISQEEIGLLAGISRQRANQALKVLEQQGLVRVDYGVIEVLDLDGLRQYGE; this is translated from the coding sequence ATGCTGAACGATTTTGTCGACCGCTGCGTGTGGGCAGCAGACCTGAGTCCGGAGCAGCGCGAGCGCGTGCGCCGCGCCATGTTCGTGCACGAGTACAGCCAGGGCGACTACGTCTGCCACAAGGGCGACAAGGCCGAGCACTGGCTGGGCGTGCTCGAAGGGATCGTCAAGATCACCACGGTGTCGCCGTCGGGCAAGTCGGTCACCTTCACCGGCGTGCCTACCGGCGGCTGGTTCGGCGAAGGCGCGGTGCTGAAGTCGGAGATCCGCAAGTACGACGTGATGGCGCTGCGCCGCTCGACCATCGCCTTCCTGCCGCGCGACACTTTTCAGTGGCTGCTGGATACCAGCCTGCCGTTCACCCGCTTCCTGCTGACGCAGTTCAACGAGCGCCTGGGGCAGTTCATCGCGGCGGTGGAATATGAACGGCTGCTCGACATCGATTCGCGCGTGGCGCGCGCGGTGTCGTCACTGTTCAACGAGCACCTGTATCCGGGCATCGGCAAGACCCTGGAGATCTCGCAGGAAGAAATCGGCCTGCTCGCGGGCATCTCGCGCCAGCGCGCCAACCAGGCGCTCAAGGTGCTGGAACAGCAGGGCCTGGTGCGGGTCGACTACGGCGTGATCGAGGTGCTGGACCTCGACGGACTGCGGCAGTACGGGGAGTAA
- a CDS encoding HIT family protein, which produces MDTQYSPNNIFAKILRGEMPCIKVYEDDDTIAFMDIMPQADGHTLVVPKEAAVNLFDLSERGAQAAIVATQRVARAVRAAFSPDGISIGQFNGAAAGQTVPHIHFHIVPRYNDQSLRGHARDMQEPEVLQGHAERIIAALREQAS; this is translated from the coding sequence ATGGACACCCAGTACAGCCCGAACAATATCTTTGCCAAGATCCTGCGCGGCGAAATGCCGTGCATCAAGGTGTACGAGGACGACGACACCATCGCCTTCATGGACATCATGCCGCAGGCCGACGGCCATACGCTGGTGGTGCCCAAGGAAGCCGCGGTCAACCTGTTCGACCTGTCCGAGCGCGGCGCCCAGGCCGCCATCGTCGCCACCCAGCGCGTGGCGCGCGCGGTGCGCGCGGCCTTCAGCCCGGACGGCATCTCGATCGGCCAGTTCAACGGCGCCGCGGCGGGCCAGACCGTGCCGCACATCCATTTCCATATCGTGCCGCGCTACAACGACCAGTCGCTGCGCGGCCACGCGCGCGACATGCAGGAGCCGGAAGTGCTCCAGGGGCATGCCGAACGCATCATCGCCGCGCTGCGCGAGCAGGCGTCCTGA
- a CDS encoding 3-hydroxybutyryl-CoA dehydrogenase: protein MAIKTVGIVGAGTMGNGIAQACAVVGLNVVMVDISDAAVQKGVATVSGSLDRLIKKEKLTEAQKAAALALIKGSTAYDELKAADIVIEAATENYDLKVKILKQIDGIVGDNVIIASNTSSISITKLAAVTARADRFIGMHFFNPVPVMALVELIRGLQTSDATHAAVEALSKQLGKYPITVRNSPGFVVNRILCPMINEAFCVLGEGLASPEEIDEGMKLGCNHPIGPLALADMIGLDTMLAVMEVLYTEFADPKYRPAMLMREMVAAGYLGRKTGRGVYVYSK from the coding sequence ATGGCAATCAAGACTGTAGGCATCGTCGGTGCCGGCACCATGGGCAATGGCATCGCGCAGGCCTGCGCAGTGGTGGGACTGAACGTGGTGATGGTCGACATCAGCGACGCCGCCGTGCAGAAGGGCGTGGCCACGGTGTCGGGCAGCCTGGACCGGCTGATCAAGAAGGAAAAGCTGACCGAGGCGCAGAAGGCCGCCGCGCTGGCGCTGATCAAGGGCAGCACCGCCTATGACGAGCTCAAGGCCGCCGACATCGTGATCGAGGCCGCGACCGAGAACTACGACCTGAAGGTCAAGATCCTCAAGCAGATCGACGGCATCGTCGGCGACAACGTCATCATCGCGTCGAACACCTCGTCGATCTCGATCACCAAGCTCGCCGCCGTGACCGCGCGCGCCGACCGCTTCATCGGCATGCACTTCTTCAACCCGGTGCCGGTGATGGCGCTGGTCGAACTGATCCGCGGCCTGCAGACCAGCGACGCCACCCATGCCGCCGTCGAGGCCCTGTCGAAGCAACTGGGCAAGTACCCGATCACGGTCAGGAACAGCCCGGGCTTCGTCGTCAACCGCATCCTGTGCCCGATGATCAACGAGGCCTTCTGCGTGCTGGGCGAAGGCCTGGCCTCGCCGGAAGAGATCGACGAGGGCATGAAGCTGGGCTGCAACCACCCGATCGGTCCGCTGGCGCTGGCCGACATGATCGGCCTGGACACCATGCTGGCGGTGATGGAGGTGCTGTACACCGAGTTTGCCGATCCGAAGTACCGTCCGGCGATGCTGATGCGCGAGATGGTGGCCGCGGGGTATCTGGGGCGTAAGACGGGGCGTGGGGTGTACGTGTATAGCAAGTAA
- a CDS encoding virulence RhuM family protein yields MYTTEDGGTRIRLRAEGGTVWLSQLEMAELFSSSKQNIGQHIKNVLADDELAEHSVVKQNFTTASDGKSYRTMLYNLDMILAVGYRVRSHRGTQFRQWATTHLREFLVKGFVMDDERLKDPGGWDYFDELIQRIRDIRASEKRFYQKIRDIYATAVDYDGTTEQAQRFFAKTQNKMLWAITGHTAAELIAARSDSSQPNMGLTSWKGGRVRRGDVGVAKNYLQQPEVDALNRIVVMYLDYAESMALRRKTMTMQEWADKLDAFLAFNEREVLTHAGKVSAEVAERLALERYTEFETKRRDAERLAADAEDVAALERIEQQLDGTVVKKP; encoded by the coding sequence TTGTACACCACCGAGGACGGGGGGACGCGGATCCGGTTGCGGGCCGAAGGTGGGACGGTCTGGCTGTCGCAGCTGGAGATGGCGGAACTGTTTTCGTCCTCGAAGCAGAACATTGGCCAGCACATCAAGAACGTGCTGGCGGATGACGAGTTAGCGGAGCATTCAGTTGTAAAGCAAAACTTTACAACTGCCTCCGACGGCAAAAGCTACCGAACCATGCTCTACAACCTCGACATGATCCTGGCAGTAGGCTATCGGGTTCGCTCCCATCGTGGCACCCAGTTTCGCCAATGGGCCACCACCCACCTGCGCGAATTCCTGGTCAAGGGCTTCGTCATGGATGACGAACGGCTCAAGGACCCCGGCGGCTGGGATTATTTCGATGAGCTGATCCAACGCATCCGGGACATCCGGGCGTCCGAAAAGCGGTTCTACCAGAAGATTCGCGATATCTATGCTACGGCCGTCGATTACGACGGGACTACCGAACAGGCCCAGCGCTTTTTCGCCAAGACCCAGAACAAGATGCTGTGGGCCATTACCGGCCACACCGCCGCGGAGCTGATTGCAGCCCGATCCGATTCGAGCCAGCCGAATATGGGGCTGACGAGCTGGAAGGGCGGCCGGGTGCGGCGGGGCGACGTGGGCGTTGCCAAGAATTATCTGCAGCAGCCGGAGGTCGACGCGCTCAACCGCATTGTGGTGATGTATCTCGACTACGCCGAAAGCATGGCCCTGCGTCGCAAGACGATGACGATGCAGGAATGGGCGGACAAGCTGGATGCGTTCCTGGCGTTCAACGAACGCGAAGTCCTGACGCATGCCGGCAAGGTCTCAGCGGAAGTGGCAGAGCGCCTGGCGCTCGAGCGCTATACCGAATTCGAGACAAAACGACGCGACGCCGAGCGCCTTGCCGCCGACGCCGAGGATGTCGCGGCGCTGGAACGAATCGAGCAGCAGCTTGACGGTACCGTGGTCAAAAAACCGTGA
- a CDS encoding glyoxalase superfamily protein: MKVNRIVANIGTADPGQARAFYQDVLGLDLLMDHGWIRTYGSDGTARAQVSFAVEGGNGTPVPALSIEVDDVDEAHRRIVAAGFAVEYGPADEPWGVRRFFVRDPFGQLVNILAHA, translated from the coding sequence ATGAAGGTCAATCGCATCGTCGCCAACATCGGCACCGCCGATCCCGGCCAGGCCCGCGCCTTCTACCAGGACGTGCTGGGCCTGGACCTGCTGATGGACCACGGCTGGATCCGCACCTACGGCAGCGATGGCACCGCGCGCGCGCAGGTCAGCTTTGCCGTGGAAGGCGGCAACGGCACGCCCGTGCCGGCACTGTCGATCGAGGTCGACGATGTCGACGAGGCCCACCGCCGCATAGTGGCCGCCGGCTTTGCCGTGGAATACGGCCCGGCCGACGAGCCGTGGGGCGTGCGCCGTTTCTTCGTGCGCGACCCGTTCGGGCAACTGGTCAACATCCTCGCGCACGCCTGA
- the icmF gene encoding fused isobutyryl-CoA mutase/GTPase IcmF yields MTDLSDVHDVRRGAPQPKPVQPGTGPANKVRFVTAASLFDGHDASINIMRRILQSHGCEVVHLGHNRSVEEIVTAALQEDAQGIAISSYQGGHVEYFKYMVDLLRDKGGEQVQVFGGGGGVIVPDEIRELQAYGVARIYSPEDGQRMGLAGMIADMVQRCDLDLSRYAPTSLDPVAAGDRRALAQLITALENGKADAALVAAMHAQAQRASVPVLGITGTGGAGKSSLTDELIRRFRLDQQDALSIAVISIDPSRRKSGGALLGDRIRMNAINHPNIFMRSMATREAGSEISQALPDAIAACKVAGFDLVIVETSGIGQGDAAIVPHVDLSLYVMTPEFGAASQLEKIDMLDFADFVAINKFDRKGAQDAWRDVAKQVQRNREQWHGKPEDMPVYGTQASRFNDDGVTMLYQGLREALAGHGLKVKAGTLPVLAGRVSTGQNVIVPPARSRYLAELADTVRAYHRRVAEQSRIARERQQLRESSRMLQAAQGDGAALDALAAERDSALGQVERKLLAMWPQMREAYSGDEYVVKIRDKEIRTGLVTTTLSGTKVRKVVLPRFEDDGEVLKWLMRENVPGSFPYTAGVFAFKRENEDPTRMFAGEGDAFRTNRRFKLVSQGMDAKRLSTAFDSVTLYGEDPHVRPDIYGKVGNSGVSIATLDDMKVLYDGFDLTSPSTSVSMTINGPAPTILAMFMNTAIDQQLDKFRADNGRDPTADEEAKIRAWVLQNVRGTVQADILKEDQGQNTCIFSTEFSLKVMGDIQEYFVHHQVRNFYSVSISGYHIAEAGANPISQLAFTLSNGFTYVEAYLARGMHIDDFAPNLSFFFSNGMDPEYSVLGRVARRIWAVTMRDKYGANERSQKLKYHIQTSGRSLHAQEIDFNDIRTTLQALIAIYDNCNSLHTNAYDEAITTPTGESVRRALAIQLIINREWGVAKCENPNQGSFLIEELTDLVEEAVLQEFERIAERGGVLGAMETGYQRGKIQEESLYYEQLKHDGTLPLIGVNTFRNPDGDPVPQKLELARSSEAEKQSQLDRLQAFQQAHAGEAPAMLQRLRQAVIDNQNVFAVLMDAVRVCSLGQITHALFEVGGQYRRNM; encoded by the coding sequence ATGACCGACCTTTCCGATGTCCATGATGTGCGCCGCGGCGCGCCCCAGCCCAAGCCGGTACAGCCGGGCACCGGCCCGGCCAACAAGGTGCGCTTCGTCACGGCAGCGTCGCTGTTCGACGGCCACGACGCCTCGATCAACATCATGCGCCGCATCCTGCAGTCGCATGGTTGCGAGGTGGTCCACCTCGGCCACAACCGCTCGGTCGAAGAGATCGTGACCGCGGCGCTGCAGGAAGACGCGCAGGGCATTGCCATCTCCAGCTACCAGGGCGGCCATGTCGAATACTTCAAGTACATGGTCGACCTGCTGCGCGACAAGGGCGGCGAGCAGGTGCAGGTGTTCGGCGGCGGCGGCGGCGTGATCGTGCCCGACGAGATCCGCGAGCTGCAGGCCTACGGCGTGGCCCGCATCTACAGCCCCGAGGACGGCCAGCGCATGGGCCTGGCCGGCATGATTGCCGATATGGTGCAGCGCTGCGACCTGGACCTGAGCCGCTACGCGCCGACGTCGCTCGACCCCGTTGCCGCCGGCGATCGCCGCGCGCTGGCGCAACTGATCACCGCGCTCGAAAATGGCAAGGCCGATGCGGCGCTGGTGGCGGCGATGCATGCGCAGGCGCAGCGGGCATCGGTTCCCGTGCTCGGCATCACCGGCACCGGCGGCGCCGGCAAGTCGTCACTGACCGACGAGCTGATCCGCCGCTTCCGGCTGGACCAGCAGGACGCGCTGTCGATCGCCGTGATCTCGATCGACCCGTCGCGGCGCAAGTCCGGGGGCGCGCTGCTGGGCGACCGCATCCGCATGAACGCGATCAACCACCCGAATATCTTCATGCGCTCGATGGCGACGCGCGAGGCGGGTTCCGAGATCTCGCAGGCGCTGCCCGACGCGATCGCCGCGTGCAAGGTGGCGGGCTTCGACCTGGTGATCGTCGAGACCTCCGGCATCGGCCAGGGCGATGCCGCCATCGTGCCGCACGTGGACCTGTCGCTGTACGTGATGACGCCCGAGTTCGGCGCCGCCAGCCAGCTCGAGAAGATCGACATGCTGGACTTCGCCGACTTCGTCGCCATCAACAAGTTCGACCGCAAGGGCGCGCAGGATGCCTGGCGCGACGTGGCCAAGCAGGTGCAGCGCAACCGCGAGCAATGGCACGGCAAGCCGGAGGACATGCCGGTGTATGGCACCCAGGCGTCGCGCTTCAATGACGATGGCGTCACCATGCTGTACCAGGGCCTGCGCGAGGCGCTGGCCGGACACGGCCTGAAGGTGAAGGCGGGCACGCTGCCGGTCCTGGCCGGGCGCGTCTCCACCGGCCAGAACGTGATCGTGCCGCCCGCGCGCAGCCGCTACCTGGCCGAACTGGCCGACACCGTGCGCGCCTACCATCGCCGCGTCGCCGAGCAGAGCCGCATCGCGCGCGAACGCCAGCAGCTGCGCGAATCCAGCCGCATGCTGCAGGCCGCGCAGGGCGATGGCGCCGCGCTGGACGCGCTGGCTGCGGAACGCGACAGCGCGCTGGGCCAGGTCGAACGCAAGCTGCTGGCGATGTGGCCGCAGATGCGCGAAGCCTACAGCGGCGACGAATACGTGGTGAAGATCCGTGACAAGGAAATCCGCACCGGCCTGGTCACCACCACGCTGTCTGGCACCAAGGTGCGCAAAGTGGTGCTGCCGCGCTTCGAGGACGACGGCGAGGTGCTGAAGTGGCTGATGCGCGAGAACGTGCCCGGCAGCTTCCCGTACACCGCCGGCGTGTTCGCCTTCAAGCGCGAGAACGAAGACCCCACGCGCATGTTCGCCGGCGAGGGCGATGCCTTCCGCACCAACCGGCGCTTCAAGCTGGTGTCCCAGGGCATGGACGCCAAGCGCCTGTCGACCGCGTTCGACTCGGTCACGCTGTATGGCGAAGACCCGCACGTGCGCCCCGATATCTACGGCAAGGTCGGCAACTCGGGCGTGTCGATCGCCACGCTCGACGACATGAAGGTGCTGTACGACGGCTTCGACCTGACCAGCCCGAGCACCTCGGTGTCGATGACCATCAACGGCCCCGCGCCGACCATCCTGGCGATGTTCATGAACACCGCCATCGACCAGCAGCTCGACAAGTTCCGCGCCGACAACGGCCGCGATCCCACCGCCGACGAAGAGGCCAAGATCCGCGCCTGGGTGCTGCAGAACGTGCGCGGCACGGTGCAGGCCGATATCCTCAAGGAAGACCAGGGCCAGAACACCTGCATCTTCTCCACCGAGTTCTCGCTCAAGGTGATGGGCGATATCCAGGAGTACTTTGTCCACCACCAGGTGCGCAACTTCTATTCGGTGTCGATCTCGGGCTACCACATTGCCGAGGCGGGGGCGAACCCGATCTCGCAGCTGGCCTTCACGCTGTCCAACGGCTTCACCTATGTCGAGGCCTACCTGGCGCGCGGCATGCATATCGACGATTTCGCGCCCAACCTGTCGTTCTTCTTCTCCAACGGCATGGACCCGGAGTACAGCGTGCTGGGCCGCGTCGCGCGCCGCATCTGGGCCGTGACCATGCGCGACAAGTACGGCGCCAACGAGCGCAGCCAGAAGCTGAAGTACCACATCCAGACCTCGGGCCGCTCGCTGCATGCGCAGGAGATCGACTTCAACGACATCCGCACCACGCTGCAGGCGCTGATCGCGATCTACGACAACTGCAATTCGCTGCACACCAACGCCTACGACGAGGCCATCACCACGCCCACCGGCGAATCGGTGCGCCGCGCGCTGGCGATCCAGCTGATCATCAACCGCGAGTGGGGCGTGGCCAAGTGCGAGAACCCCAACCAGGGCAGCTTCCTGATCGAGGAGCTGACCGACCTGGTCGAAGAGGCGGTGCTGCAGGAGTTCGAGCGCATCGCCGAGCGCGGCGGCGTGCTCGGCGCGATGGAGACCGGCTACCAGCGCGGCAAGATCCAGGAGGAATCGCTCTACTACGAGCAGCTCAAGCACGACGGCACGCTGCCGCTGATCGGCGTGAACACCTTCCGCAATCCGGACGGCGACCCGGTGCCGCAGAAGCTGGAGCTGGCGCGTTCCAGCGAAGCCGAGAAGCAAAGCCAGCTCGACCGGCTGCAGGCGTTCCAGCAGGCGCACGCCGGCGAGGCCCCGGCGATGCTGCAGCGGCTGCGCCAGGCCGTGATCGACAACCAGAACGTGTTCGCGGTGCTGATGGATGCGGTGCGGGTCTGCTCGCTGGGACAGATCACGCATGCGCTGTTCGAGGTCGGCGGACAGTATCGGCGCAATATGTAG
- a CDS encoding DUF3293 domain-containing protein, with protein MASAIDAETLRAYRETHYRVLGDTPMTLRIDQPSAALAALHRALGVDCSAFITAANPFSQRCDDTANARRQQALAQDLGAQGWRAIEAAGEHPDNGWPAEPSFLVPGLALAEARALGQAYQQNAVVWSGADAVPRLVLLR; from the coding sequence GTGGCCAGCGCCATCGACGCCGAGACCCTGCGGGCGTATCGCGAAACGCACTACCGGGTGCTGGGCGACACGCCGATGACCTTGCGCATCGACCAGCCCAGCGCCGCGCTGGCCGCGCTGCACCGCGCGCTGGGCGTGGACTGCAGCGCCTTCATTACCGCTGCCAACCCCTTCAGCCAGCGCTGCGACGATACCGCCAACGCGCGTCGGCAACAGGCGCTGGCGCAGGATCTCGGGGCGCAGGGATGGCGCGCGATCGAAGCCGCCGGCGAGCACCCCGATAACGGCTGGCCCGCCGAACCGAGCTTCCTGGTGCCCGGGCTGGCGCTGGCCGAAGCGCGGGCCCTGGGCCAGGCCTACCAGCAGAACGCCGTGGTCTGGAGCGGCGCCGACGCGGTGCCGCGACTGGTGCTGCTGCGCTAG